One part of the Parambassis ranga chromosome 8, fParRan2.1, whole genome shotgun sequence genome encodes these proteins:
- the slc16a6b gene encoding solute carrier family 16 member 6b isoform X2, translating to MPCSAPLPCGPAAVMPPFLFSSLFTGLGYCLSFLPTVTILAQYFSRRRALVTSIASSGESFAIFAFAPALTALKEHIGWRYCLIILGIVQASVIGCGVLLRPIVIEPEPMKKEDESDKESLSLKQMQAVYELENEQTRTSMSSAVSRGSEDSGVTSLSASNIDLRTAGPEGKALMECEVEDKDDQEKSLSTPSTIAVSEHNEELAEVEVGPRKPSSPKLLDFSVLKDGAFIWYSLFGLFATLGFFAPQLYIIELSKSLGVEAGMASYMLSVMAVAEIFGRLSIGVVLNKVRCRKTLVLLACVVLMCLVLVAFTIVWEFWGLVVCCALYGYFMGTVGSTHIPLLAEEDVVGIKKMSSCVGVYVFIQSFAGLAGPPLGGALVDCTANYGAAFYSCAVGMGLSAICLAMVGPAKSGMCRSTKAEVNSVQEKEKASQDSDQTDFLEVDLAPEDSPLKTQGGESGPHPC from the exons ATGCCATGCAGTGCTCCTCTACCATGCGGGCCAGCGGCTGTCATGcccccttttcttttctcctccttgttTACAGGTCTCGGCTATtgcctttccttccttcccaCTGTCACCATCCTGGCCCAGTACTTTTCCAGACGGCGAGCCCTAGTCACCTCCATTGCGTCCTCTGGGGAATCCTTCGCCATTTTTGCATTTGCGCCAG CcctcactgcactgaaggaACACATTGGTTGGCGCTATTGTCTCATCATCCTTGGCATTGTTCAGGCATCTGTCATCGGCTGTGGGGTCCTCCTTCGTCCAATCGTTATCGAGCCAGAGCCAATGAAGAAAGAGGATGAATCAGACAAAGAGTCGCTCTCCCTGAAGCAGATGCAGGCCGTTTACGAGCTGGAGAACGAACAAACCAGAACCTCTATGAGTTCAGCAGTCTCCCGGGGCTCGGAGGACTCGGGTGtcacctccctctctgcctcaaACATAGACCTGAGGACTGCAGGACCAGAAGGCAAGGCACTGATGGAGTGCGAGGTGGAAGACAAAGATGACCAAGAGAAATCTCTGTCCACGCCTTCCACCATAGCAGTCAGTGAGCACAATGAGGAACTGGCTGAGGTAGAGGTGGGTCCTCGTAAGCCCTCCAGCCCCAAACTCTTGGACTTCTCTGTACTTAAAGATGGTGCCTTTATTTGGTACTCTCTTTTTGGCCTGTTCGCCACACTGGGCTTCTTTGCCCCACAGCTCTACATCATTGAACTGAGCAAGAGCCTGGGTGTGGAAGCCGGCATGGCCTCCTACATGCTGTCTGTCATGGCCGTGGCTGAAATCTTTGGCCGCTTGTCCATCGGGGTGGTGTTGAACAAAGTCCGCTGTAGGAAGACCCTGGTGCTGCTGGCATGTGTGGTTCTGATGTGCTTGGTCCTGGTGGCCTTCACTATCGTGTGGGAGTTCTGGGGTTTGGTGGTCTGCTGTGCCCTCTATGGCTACTTCATGGGCACCGTGGGCTCCACACACATCCCTCTGCTGGCTGAGGAAGATGTGGTGGGCATCAAGAAGATGTCCTCATGTGTGGGAGTGTACGTCTTCATCCAGAGCTTCGCTGGACTGGCTGGACCACCACTTGGAG GTGCATTGGTGGATTGCACAGCGAACTATGGAGCTGCTTTCTACTCCTGTGCAGTGGGCATGGGGCTCAGTGCCATCTGCCTGGCCATGGTTGGCCCTGCAAAGTCTGGAATGTGTAGAAGTACAAAAGCAGAAGTCAACAGCGTGCAAGAAAAGGAGAAAGCATCTCAGGACAGCGACCAGACAGACTTTTTGGAGGTGGACTTGGCCCCGGAGGACAGTCCACTCAAGACTCAAGGTGGAGAATCAGGACCACACCCCTGCTAA